A genomic region of Alnus glutinosa chromosome 11, dhAlnGlut1.1, whole genome shotgun sequence contains the following coding sequences:
- the LOC133882880 gene encoding uncharacterized protein LOC133882880 produces MASEAAPSSSSSSAPLKEEEDLLLLHGAESGWVEARTRCDHLASLSSDLAHIPTPDTPCYRCQHPDENWLCLCCKDVLCSRFVNKHMLQHHQQSNHCLALSYSDLSVWCFSCDAYLDAQVILQLRPVYETAYLLKFVSFGAEEVVEFEMSVDQTCSKLD; encoded by the exons ATGGCGAGTGAAGCTGCtccttcttcgtcttcttcgtcTGCTCCACTG aaagaagaggaagactTATTGTTATTACACGGAGCGGAGTCGGGTTGGGTTGAGGCTCGGACTCGGTGCGATCATCTGGCTTCCCTGTCATCGGATCTCGCTCACATCCCCACCCCCGATACTCCTTGCTACAG GTGCCAACACCCGGATGAGAATTGGTTATGTTTATGCTGTAAGGACGTGCTCTGCAGCCGTTTTGTGAACAAGCATATGCTCCAGCATCATCAGCAGTCGAATCATTGTCTGGCCCTCAGCTACAG TGATCTGTCGGTTTGGTGTTTCTCCTGTGATGCATATTTAGATGCTCAAGTGATTCTGCAACTGCGGCCTGTTTATGAGACAGCCTACCTACTGAAATTTG TTTCCTTTGGTGCAGAGGAGGTGGTGGAGTTTGAAATGAGTGTAGACCAAACATGTAGCAAGCTGGATTAG
- the LOC133882334 gene encoding small ribosomal subunit protein uS14z/uS14y/uS14x: MGHSNVWNSHPKNYGPGSRTCRVCGNPHGLIRKYGLMCCRQCFRSNAKEIGFIKYR; the protein is encoded by the exons ATGGGACATTCGAACGTGTGGAATTCTCACCCCAAGAActacggccctggctcccgcaCCTG TCGTGTGTGCGGGAATCCCCATGGGCTGATTCGGAAGTATGGCCTCATGTGTTGCAGACAGTGCTTCCGTAGCAACGCCAAGGAAATTGGCTTCATTAAG TACCGTTAA